GCTTTAGAAGAAAAAGTAGAGAAAGGGGAGTTAAAAACTTCTATTGAAATTCGGTCTCATAATCTCAGTAGTATTCCCCGGCAAGGCAATATTCCGAGAAAAACTAGTTCCAGCCGAGTCAGATCCAATTCCACCGATGCAGCTACACCAATGGATAATGTTGATGATGTCACCACCCCATCAGCTAACAAGAACTCAAAAGCTTCTTGGCAAGGTATCGGCGGCTTGGGTGATGTTCTCAAGGAAATCAGAGAATTAGTTGAAATTCCCCTTAAACGTCCAGATTTATTGGCAAAATTAGGTTTAGAGCCTCCGCGTGGGGTTTTGCTAGTTGGCCCGCCCGGTACAGGAAAAACTTTAACAGCCCGTGTTTTGGCAGAAGAGTTAGAGTTAAACTACATTGCCATCAATGGCCCAGAGGTGATGAGCAAGTATTACGGGGAAGCAGAAGCTCGTTTGCGAAGTATTTTTGAGAAAGCAACTCGTTCTGCTCCCTGCTTGATATTTATTGACGAAATTGACAGTCTCGCCCCAGATCGCAGCCAAGTGGAAGGCGAAGTTGAAAAAAGACTAGTGGCGCAGTTGCTTGGGTTAATGGATGGGTTTGCCAAAACCGAGGGTGTAATTGTATTAGCGGCAACAAATCGTCCCGATTATCTCGATCCGGCGTTGCGTCGTCCGGGACGCTTCGATCGCGAAGTTCATTTTCGGGTTCCCGATCGCGATGGACGATTGGAAATTCTGACGATTTTGACAAGTGCTATGCCCTTGGAGACTTCGGTTAATTTAGGAGCGATCGCCGATTTGGCTGTCGGTTTTGTCGGTGCTGATATCAAAGCTCTTTGTCAGAAAGCAGCCTACATTGCCCTGCGTCGTCAAGTCCCCTCGCTCAACAGTGCCATTCCTGAGAACATGACTATCATCCAGCAGGATTTTCTGGAAGCAATTAAGGAGATAAAACCCTCAGTTCTCAGGGATGTAGCAATTGAAGTACCGAGTGTCAGTTGGGATGACATTGGTGGTTTGGATAATGTTAAACAAAAACTTCAAGAATCTGTTGAAGGCGCACTCCTTTATCCCGAACTATACGAGCAAACCAAAGCCAAGCCTCCTCGTGGAATTCTGTTGTGGGGGCCGCCGGGAACGGGAAAAACATTACTTGCAAAAGCGATCGCTTCCCAAGCAAGAGCCAACTTTATAGCTGTGAATGGCCCGGAATTACTCAGCCGATGGGTAGGAGCAGCAGAACAAGCAGTCAGAGAACTCTTTCGCAAAGCTCGGCAAGCAGCTCCTTGCGTTGTGTTTATAGATGAAATTGATACCTTAGCACCAGCAAGGGGAAGATTCACTGGTGATTCTGGAGTTAGCGATCGCGTTGTCGGTCAACTGCTCACCGAACTAGATGGGTTGCATGAATGCCCGAAAGTATTGTTAGTAGGAGCAACCAATCGTCCAGAAGCGATCGATCCTGCCTTGCTCAGAGCCGGAAGATTGGACTTACAAATCAAAATCGATCTACCAGATCGAGCCAGTCGATTAGCTATTTTACAAGTTCACAATCTAGATCGTCCCTTGGTTGATGTCGATTTAGAAACCTGGGCAACAGTTACCGAGGGTTGGAATGGTGCAGACTTGGCTTTATTGAGCAATCAAGCTGCTTTAAGCGCAATTCGTCGATACCGCGCCCAGGGATTGAGTGACTCCAGCTTGATTCAGATTACAAATGATGATTTCCAAGTTACATATCAAATGCTTGCCAACCAGCATCAATCTCAATAGAAGGCAGGAGGCAGAGGGCAGGAGGGACAAGAGAAGAGGGTTTTAGTTAAATTTACTTTTAGTTACATAGTTCTGTTTATTTGCATCGTTCTACTTAAGTAGCTTCCGCTCTGAACTTCTACGTTTTTTGTAGTAAATATTAATACTTATTTTTGGCACAATTAAGCATAAAAATTCTTACCTCTTCCTCCTGCCCCCTGCCCCCTGCCTCCTGCCTCCTGCCTCATCCCA
This portion of the Nostoc sp. GT001 genome encodes:
- a CDS encoding AAA family ATPase, coding for MDDIFKGFEQLLELAKALEEKVEKGELKTSIEIRSHNLSSIPRQGNIPRKTSSSRVRSNSTDAATPMDNVDDVTTPSANKNSKASWQGIGGLGDVLKEIRELVEIPLKRPDLLAKLGLEPPRGVLLVGPPGTGKTLTARVLAEELELNYIAINGPEVMSKYYGEAEARLRSIFEKATRSAPCLIFIDEIDSLAPDRSQVEGEVEKRLVAQLLGLMDGFAKTEGVIVLAATNRPDYLDPALRRPGRFDREVHFRVPDRDGRLEILTILTSAMPLETSVNLGAIADLAVGFVGADIKALCQKAAYIALRRQVPSLNSAIPENMTIIQQDFLEAIKEIKPSVLRDVAIEVPSVSWDDIGGLDNVKQKLQESVEGALLYPELYEQTKAKPPRGILLWGPPGTGKTLLAKAIASQARANFIAVNGPELLSRWVGAAEQAVRELFRKARQAAPCVVFIDEIDTLAPARGRFTGDSGVSDRVVGQLLTELDGLHECPKVLLVGATNRPEAIDPALLRAGRLDLQIKIDLPDRASRLAILQVHNLDRPLVDVDLETWATVTEGWNGADLALLSNQAALSAIRRYRAQGLSDSSLIQITNDDFQVTYQMLANQHQSQ